In Candidatus Epulonipiscium sp., a single genomic region encodes these proteins:
- a CDS encoding accessory gene regulator B family protein produces MIDRLAARISYQMYKSKLYTHEQIRQIQYGLQSVMSEGVKLFFIGLLLYFSGYLWYGIFAILVFGSVRIWAGGYHADSYFKCFIVSMGIIYATVFMGLYIQNDIFFLIEGIFVFIIIYIFAPADHRNQPIISSKRRKKIKRIAIAMTTFWVIVLYFISSPWKYIGMHSILFEAMIIIYMILIEQEQISIEYKNNR; encoded by the coding sequence ATGATTGATAGATTGGCGGCAAGGATATCTTATCAGATGTATAAAAGTAAGCTTTACACCCATGAACAAATTAGGCAGATACAATATGGCTTACAATCTGTTATGAGCGAGGGGGTAAAATTATTCTTTATTGGTTTGTTATTATATTTTAGTGGATATCTATGGTATGGGATATTTGCCATACTTGTGTTTGGCTCCGTTAGGATATGGGCAGGGGGGTATCATGCAGATAGTTATTTTAAATGCTTCATAGTAAGTATGGGAATAATATATGCTACAGTATTTATGGGGCTATATATCCAAAATGATATATTCTTTTTAATTGAAGGGATCTTTGTATTTATAATAATATATATTTTTGCCCCAGCAGATCATAGAAATCAACCCATCATAAGTAGTAAAAGAAGGAAAAAAATTAAAAGGATAGCAATAGCTATGACTACTTTCTGGGTGATAGTTTTATATTTTATATCTTCCCCATGGAAATACATCGGAATGCATTCCATATTATTTGAGGCAATGATTATAATCTATATGATATTAATAGAACAGGAGCAAATAAGTATAGAATATAAAAATAACAGGTAG
- a CDS encoding response regulator transcription factor, translating into MIPKILIYDNSVLQRRNLVDFINELQLPVDIYESGDFEDTLSQMKTRNFDIIITDVIIENMRSIDTIKEIRDLYPYTFIVFVTAHKDYILELLTYCRCYDYITKPVNKERFQDTIKQILKKIEQKDFNLDRTKNEKNLITHYNSETYVIPIENILFIEQQGYLSIIHTHHRIYQCVSTLINMYNSLNDIFYLTHKSF; encoded by the coding sequence TTGATTCCAAAAATACTAATATATGATAATAGTGTATTGCAACGCCGAAACCTAGTTGATTTTATAAATGAACTCCAACTTCCTGTGGATATTTATGAGTCTGGAGATTTCGAAGATACCCTAAGTCAAATGAAAACCAGAAACTTTGATATTATTATTACTGATGTCATTATAGAAAATATGAGAAGCATTGATACTATCAAAGAAATAAGAGATCTATACCCATATACATTTATCGTATTCGTAACAGCCCATAAGGATTATATCCTAGAACTACTAACATACTGCAGATGTTATGACTATATTACAAAACCAGTCAATAAGGAAAGGTTTCAAGATACTATAAAACAAATTCTTAAAAAAATAGAACAAAAAGATTTTAATCTTGATAGAACTAAAAACGAAAAAAATCTTATCACCCACTACAATAGCGAAACATATGTAATTCCCATAGAGAATATCCTATTTATTGAACAACAAGGATACCTCTCCATTATACATACACATCACCGTATTTATCAATGCGTATCTACTTTGATTAACATGTATAATAGCCTTAATGATATTTTCTATTTAACCCATAAGAGTTTTTAG
- a CDS encoding GHKL domain-containing protein, translated as MYKNSHSRTKNIELDVHITDKFTDTSLSLTEISVILNNLINNAIEFTENLPEENRYIYIEIIGDEDNIYIDICNENNNQPIKDMTVLFNKGFSTKPNSLDSRGFGLYNVKNIIEKHRGIITVESDSHETSFKITLPKKF; from the coding sequence ATTTACAAAAACAGCCATAGCCGAACAAAAAATATAGAGCTAGATGTACATATAACTGATAAATTTACAGATACAAGTTTATCCCTTACGGAAATATCTGTTATCCTTAATAATCTTATCAATAATGCTATAGAATTTACCGAAAATCTTCCCGAAGAAAATCGGTATATATATATCGAGATTATTGGAGATGAAGATAATATATACATAGATATTTGCAATGAAAATAATAATCAACCTATCAAGGATATGACAGTACTTTTTAATAAAGGCTTTTCTACTAAACCCAATAGTTTAGATTCTAGGGGGTTTGGTTTATATAATGTAAAAAACATTATTGAGAAGCACCGCGGTATAATCACAGTGGAATCTGACTCCCATGAAACTAGTTTCAAAATCACTTTACCAAAAAAATTTTAA
- a CDS encoding cyclic lactone autoinducer peptide translates to MKKNMLTALKWIGSASLVFAGLFSTSACFIICSQPKCPKSLQK, encoded by the coding sequence ATGAAAAAGAACATGTTAACAGCTTTAAAATGGATTGGAAGTGCCTCTCTAGTTTTTGCTGGATTATTTTCTACTTCTGCATGCTTTATAATTTGTTCACAACCTAAATGCCCGAAGTCTTTACAAAAGTAA
- a CDS encoding response regulator, whose product MPKRRFNMTVLIVDDAAFVRTVLKNMIQGMGHKVIGEAFNGEDAIKKAKDLKPHVITMDIVMPKMDGIESVKEILKEQPDTYILMCTAMGQKKMVIKAIMAGAKDFIVKPFDQGRLEEALIKCKRQLDV is encoded by the coding sequence ATGCCAAAGAGGAGGTTTAACATGACAGTATTGATTGTAGATGATGCTGCTTTTGTACGAACTGTTTTAAAAAACATGATACAGGGAATGGGCCATAAGGTAATTGGGGAAGCTTTTAATGGAGAAGATGCTATCAAAAAGGCAAAAGACCTTAAGCCACATGTGATTACTATGGATATAGTTATGCCCAAAATGGATGGGATTGAATCCGTAAAGGAGATATTAAAAGAACAGCCTGACACCTATATTTTGATGTGTACTGCCATGGGGCAAAAAAAGATGGTTATTAAAGCCATAATGGCAGGGGCTAAGGATTTTATTGTTAAACCGTTTGACCAGGGAAGATTAGAAGAGGCATTAATAAAATGTAAAAGACAACTAGATGTATAA
- a CDS encoding 2-C-methyl-D-erythritol 2,4-cyclodiphosphate synthase, translated as MRIGMGYDVHRLIEDRKLIIGGVEITYDKGLMGHSDADVLTHAIMDALLGAASKGDIGRHFPDTMEQYKDASSIMLLERVREILSRDGFSIINIDATIIAQKPKMAPYIEDMRKNIAQALDININQVNIKATTEEGLGFTGEGRGISSQAICLIE; from the coding sequence ATGAGAATTGGTATGGGTTATGATGTGCATAGATTAATAGAAGATAGGAAATTAATCATAGGTGGGGTTGAAATCACTTACGATAAGGGGCTTATGGGCCATTCTGATGCTGATGTTCTTACCCATGCCATAATGGATGCACTTCTAGGTGCAGCCTCAAAGGGAGATATTGGAAGACACTTTCCCGATACAATGGAACAATATAAGGATGCATCGAGTATTATGCTACTAGAACGGGTTAGGGAGATATTATCTAGGGATGGATTTTCTATTATAAATATCGATGCAACTATAATTGCACAAAAGCCTAAGATGGCTCCTTATATTGAAGATATGAGAAAGAATATCGCCCAGGCATTAGATATCAATATCAATCAAGTAAATATTAAGGCGACAACCGAAGAGGGTTTAGGATTTACGGGAGAAGGTAGAGGTATTTCCTCCCAAGCGATTTGCTTAATAGAATGA